Proteins from a single region of Rhea pennata isolate bPtePen1 chromosome 4, bPtePen1.pri, whole genome shotgun sequence:
- the APELA gene encoding apelin receptor early endogenous ligand, whose product MRLRELLCTAVLLLVTLLLASGQRPANVALRRKAHRHGCSQRRCVPLHSRVPFP is encoded by the exons ATGAGGCTCCGAGAGCTGCTCTGCACCGCGGTTTTGCTCCTGGTGACCCTCCTCCTTGCCAGCGGACAGAGGCCAG CGAACGTGGCCCTGCGCAGGAAGGCCCATCGGCACGGCTGCTCCCAGCGGCGCTGCGTGCCGCTCCACTCCAGAGTGCCCTTCCCCTga